GCGGGAACTCGGTGCCGCGATCGCCGGTACCGGGGCGGCGATCCTCGACGCGCCGGTGAGCGGGTCGCGTCCGGCTGCCGACGCGGGCACGTTGACCGTGCTGGTCGGCGGCGACGGCGCGGTTCTGGAGCGAGTCCGCCCGGTTGTGGATTGTTTCGCCAAGCATGTATTCCACGTGGGCGGGCTGGGCGCCGGCGAGGCGTTGAAGCTTGCCAACAACGTGATGCTGCACATGAATCACCTGATCGTCCTGGAGGCGCTGAGATTCGCGGTCTCCCAGGGGATCGACGAGGCGGCCGCGCTCGAGGCGATCAACGTCTCCAGCGGGCGGTCCTGGGTGACCGAGACGTGGGGCCTGATCGACGACATGCTCGACGATCATCCGCAGGCGGGCACTCCGGAGATCTACGCGACCATGTCCAAGGACATGTGGCAGTCGGTTGTCGCCGCCCGCGCATCGGCCGTGCCGATGCCGCTCACCGCGTTGGGCACGCAGGTCTCCGAGGCTTACTTCCGGGAGCGGGAGGCACAACTGGCGCGGATTCGCACCACTCAGTGACCGACGTCGGCCCCGACGTACTGCGCGAAGACGTCCTCGTCCGCCAACTCGCTGGGCTCGCCGGCGAAGGAGATCTCACCGCGGTGCAGCAGGTAGACGTAATCGGCTATCGCCAGCGCCCGGGTCACGTACTGCTCGACCAGCAACAGACTCGATCCCTGGTCACGCAGCAGGCTCAGGAATTCGAAGATCTCATCCACGATCTTCGGTGCCAGCCCCATCGACACCTCGTCGAGCAGGGCGACCTTGGGCGACTGCACGTAGGTCCGCGCCAGCGCGAGCATCTGCTGCTCGCCGCCGCTCATGGTCCCGGCCAACTGCGAAAGCCGCTCGCCCAGCCGGGGAAAGGCGCTGACGGCCCGGTCGATCGACTCCTTCTCCTTCCCGTGCGGCGATTGCAGGATCAAGTTGTCCCGCACGGTCAGGTTCGGGAAGACCCCGCGACCCTCGGGCACATGGCAGACGCCCGCGGTCACCAACTCGAACGGGCGCAGTGCGGTGACCTCCCGATCGTCGAGGGTGACGCGGCCCGACGTCGGCCGGAGCAATCCGGAGGCCACCCGTAGCAGCGTGGTCTTGCCGGCGCCGTTCGCGCCGAGCAGTGCAACAACGCTGCCCGGGGGCACGGTGAGGTTGACGTCGCGGAGCACGCGGGTGCCGGAGTAGCCCGCACAGACGTCGTGGAGCGCGAACATCAGTGACCTCCTCCGGCCGACACCAGGTCCGCCTCGCTGCCGAGATACGCGGCCCGCACGATCTCGCTCCCGGCGACCTCCTGCGGGGTTCCGGCGAAAATCGGCTTGCCGAAGTCGAGCACCTGGATGAAGTCGCAGATCCCGAGCACCAGGCTCATGTCGTGTTCGACGAGGAGGATGGCCACGCCCTCCTCCTCGACCAGCGAACGCAGGATGCGGCCGAACTGGGCCGTCTCCGCCTTGTCCAGCCCGGAACTGGGTTCGTCGAGCAGCATCACGGTGAACCCACCGGCGATGCACCGGGCCAGTTCGACCAGACGTCGTTGGCCGGTGGAGAGGTCCGCGGGTCGCCGCCCGGCGAGGTCTCCGATGCCGCACCGGTCCATCGCGGCCTGGGCCGCGCGGCGTACCGCCGTCGCGTTCGATCGGCTGCACCGCAGGTGGCGCCAGGGCCGCGATCCGGCGAGCCCGGCCTCCTTGCCGAGTGCGACGTTCTCGCGGACCAGCAGCGAGTCGAACAGTTCCATGCGCTGGAAGGTCCGGCCCAGCCCGTGCTGGGCGCGGACCTGCGGCGGCGCGTGGGTCACATCGGTGCCGAACAGGTGGACGGTCCCGCTGGTTGGCCGGACGAGGCCCGTGCAGGCGTTGAAGGTAGTCGTCTTGCCCGCGCCGTTGGGTCCGATCAGTCCGGTGATCTCACCGGTCGGGGCACGCAGGCTGAGCCTGTCGACCGCGAGCAGGCCTCCGAAACGGACCGACACCTCGCGGATTATCAGGCCGACGTCGGGGGACTCGGTCATGGCTCACACCGCCTTCGTGGGCATTTCCGCGATATCGTATCTGAGGCCCCGGTCGGATAAAAGCCCTGAGCATGACCTTGAACACATCCTTCATCACAGATACGATATCGCAGATTCATTGCCTTGGATGCGGAGGCTCGATGGTGGACAGACGCCGCCGGCGACGGACATCGTGGGCGACCATTGGGGCCTACCTCGGCGTCGGCGCCGGGCTGGGAGCTCTGCCGTTGTTCGGCCTGACGGGCTCGGCCAAGGCCGACGACTCCTTCAGCACGTTCACGGCGCTGGCTGCTGCCAACGGTGTGTCGGTTCAGTTCGGTAACGACTCGATTCCGGTGGCACCGACGCCGGAGATCTCCGGCCCGGTCGCCCAGGCCTCGCTCGACCCGCTGGGCAGCTCGTTGGCCTACGCCTCGTTCCCGTACCCGGGGGACACCCTGGTCGCCTCGCCGAAACTCGTGGGTGGAGTGTTCGGGGTGCCGATGCCGGCCTACCCCCTGATCGTCAGCACGTCCTCGATCCCGGAGACCCAGACCGGCGGCACCGCGGGCATCTCGCTGCGCGCGGACAGTCAGGCCGACGAGTCCGAGGCGACCAGCGTGGTGGGCGACCCCAACGGCGTCGGTTCCTCCTCCTTGGCACAGGTCGTCAACAACTCCGGCTCCGGACGTGGACTCACGGCGACGGCCGCCACCGAGTCGACCCTGTCGCGTGTCGGCGGGGTGTTCTCGCTGCAAGGTGTCCGGTCCTCGGCCAGTGCCACGTCCGACGGTGCAGGGGTCGTCAAAACGCTGTCCACACTGCAGTTCAGCGACTTGTTCGTCCCCGGTCTCTCGATGGAGGTACCGGCCGGCACTCCGGGAAGTGTGCCGATCCCGGTACCCATCCCGGGCGCTCCGCAACTTCCCGCGCAGCAGTACCCGGCAATTCCCATCCCGGCACCCTTCGGCGGGACGACCTTGGTCGCGCCGCACATCGGGTTCGAGAACGGGTATTTCACCGTGGCACTGCCGCAGTTCGGCGACAAGAGGTGGACGGTCCCGGCCTCGACCGTGCTCAGCGCGCTCAAGGGCATCGGCATCGAGGCGACCTACTCCGCGCCGGTTCCGATCGTCCAGAACGGCAAGACCGTCGGGGTGCTCGGGGCGGCGCTGCAGTTCTCCACCACGCTGCCCGCGCCGCCCAGGAACGCCGGGTTCAACGGGCCGACCAAGGTCTCGCTCACCATCGGCCGGTCGATCGCCAGCCTGAAGGACATCACCGCGGCCGCCGCGGCGCACGATTCGTCGACCGCCGGGTCAGGCCCGATCGGGATCGGTTCGGTCGCAGGCGACACGACACCCGGCCCTGCCGCCGTGGACCGGCCCGCTCCGCAAGCCACTGACGCCTTCGGGTCCGGCGCCCTTCCGGTGGACACCGACACCCTCGTCCGAACGGCGACCGCGAACTCGACCGGAGCAACGGCACGGGCGCCGGCAGCGGTGAACCTTCAGCACTACGAAGCGGTCGCCGACAAGCGCGACACCTCGAACGTGTACCTCGCCCTGATGGGCGTGGCCCTGATCGGGTCCTTGGCCGCAGGCACCGTCCGACTTCTAGGAGTGCGAGTCCCGTGGACATCCTGATTTTCGTGCGTGCGCAGTGGGACCGCGTCCTCGCGGTGGTTGCCGTTGCGGCGGCGGTCATCACGCTGATCGTCGGCTGGCTCGGGATCAGTGGGACGCCGCACGTCGCCGAACAGCTTCCCTACGTCATCTCGTGCGGGATCGCCGGCCTGGTCTACATCACGATTGCTGCGACGCTTTGGCTCTCCGCGGACCTTCGGGACGAGTGGCGTGAGCTCCGGATCCTGCGGCTGGCGCAGGAAGCCGAGCGTCACGTGTTGACCGAGAGCCTGCGACACGACAACCCGGACAACAACCACGTCGGTCCGATGCTCGTCGGCGTTCAGAGCGCTCGATGAGGTTGGCGGCGCAACGGCGTAGCCGGCACCGGTTCGCCGATCGGGCGGGAGCGTCCGCTCACCTGGGCAACTCGCCCTGGCTGCGGACGGACATCGTCCGGGTCGCCTGGTGGGTCGCCCTGGGGATCGCGATCAATTTCGTCGCCTGGTACGGCGCGTCCGGGAGCACCTTGTGGTCCACCCAGACCGGCTGGATCGTGGTCGGGATCCTGGCGGCCGCCGTCGTGGCCGTCGGTTGCATCGGGTGGCTGGTGTCGGGGTTGCGCTCAGTGAGCTCTGCGCGCGCCGAGGTCGTCCGTGGGCTCGCCCGGCCGTCCCTGCCGGTGATCGTCGTGCCGGCCGCCGACGAATTGGTCGCCGGCCCCCGGATGACGCGCTTCCATCGGAACGGTTGTCGGCTTGTCGCGGGCAAGAAGTACGGGGCCGTGGGAATCGCCGACA
The Sporichthyaceae bacterium DNA segment above includes these coding regions:
- a CDS encoding ABC transporter ATP-binding protein — protein: MFALHDVCAGYSGTRVLRDVNLTVPPGSVVALLGANGAGKTTLLRVASGLLRPTSGRVTLDDREVTALRPFELVTAGVCHVPEGRGVFPNLTVRDNLILQSPHGKEKESIDRAVSAFPRLGERLSQLAGTMSGGEQQMLALARTYVQSPKVALLDEVSMGLAPKIVDEIFEFLSLLRDQGSSLLLVEQYVTRALAIADYVYLLHRGEISFAGEPSELADEDVFAQYVGADVGH
- a CDS encoding NAD(P)-dependent oxidoreductase; translation: MSATRVGFVGLGDMGGRIALRIARAGLPLVVHDARPAAAAALEDAGALFVDSCARVAERSDVIGVCVVDDAQVRQVVREMEMHLCKGKTVLVHSSVAPATMRELGAAIAGTGAAILDAPVSGSRPAADAGTLTVLVGGDGAVLERVRPVVDCFAKHVFHVGGLGAGEALKLANNVMLHMNHLIVLEALRFAVSQGIDEAAALEAINVSSGRSWVTETWGLIDDMLDDHPQAGTPEIYATMSKDMWQSVVAARASAVPMPLTALGTQVSEAYFREREAQLARIRTTQ
- a CDS encoding ABC transporter ATP-binding protein translates to MTESPDVGLIIREVSVRFGGLLAVDRLSLRAPTGEITGLIGPNGAGKTTTFNACTGLVRPTSGTVHLFGTDVTHAPPQVRAQHGLGRTFQRMELFDSLLVRENVALGKEAGLAGSRPWRHLRCSRSNATAVRRAAQAAMDRCGIGDLAGRRPADLSTGQRRLVELARCIAGGFTVMLLDEPSSGLDKAETAQFGRILRSLVEEEGVAILLVEHDMSLVLGICDFIQVLDFGKPIFAGTPQEVAGSEIVRAAYLGSEADLVSAGGGH